A single genomic interval of Patescibacteria group bacterium harbors:
- a CDS encoding NUDIX domain-containing protein, whose translation MKKSKNKTKIVVCRDINGKLYKVDAKKLTFRPSIYGILIEKNKILLSKQWDGYDFPGGGAELHETIEDTLKREFWEETGFKVKRGKIIYVGSSLFHSTMRKKYWNCQLFYFLVKKTGGKLSKDNFDEYEKKYTDMAEWIDIKKLNRIKFYNLLGNRGSGKLIKNALKNK comes from the coding sequence ATGAAAAAATCAAAAAATAAAACAAAAATAGTTGTCTGCCGCGACATAAACGGCAAGCTATATAAAGTAGATGCTAAAAAATTAACTTTTCGCCCATCAATTTACGGAATTTTAATAGAAAAAAATAAAATATTGCTTTCAAAACAATGGGACGGCTATGACTTTCCCGGTGGTGGCGCCGAACTTCATGAAACCATTGAAGATACTTTAAAAAGAGAATTTTGGGAAGAAACCGGATTTAAAGTTAAACGGGGTAAAATTATCTACGTCGGCAGCTCTCTTTTTCATTCAACCATGAGAAAAAAATATTGGAATTGCCAATTATTTTATTTTTTAGTTAAAAAAACCGGCGGCAAATTATCAAAAGATAATTTTGATGAATATGAAAAAAAATATACCGATATGGCCGAATGGATTGATATAAAAAAGCTTAACCGGATAAAATTTTATAATCTCCTAGGCAACCGCGGCAGCGGCAAATTAATAAAAAACGCTTTAAAAAATAAATAA
- a CDS encoding dihydrofolate reductase family protein codes for MISVTLMMAITADGKIAKTSGHFPDWTSKEDKKLFAEISKQHGAVMMGEKTFATFPSPLKDRLNVVFTLEKNPPERAGVKWVSGEIEPVLAELEKMGYASALLGGGAFLNTLFLEKKLISEIILTVEPKIFGAGLGLFNGDFNINLELKEIKKINDNAIMLKYKILY; via the coding sequence ATGATTTCCGTAACCTTAATGATGGCCATAACGGCCGACGGTAAAATCGCCAAAACCAGCGGCCACTTCCCCGATTGGACGTCCAAAGAAGACAAAAAACTGTTCGCCGAAATTTCTAAACAGCACGGCGCGGTTATGATGGGCGAAAAAACCTTCGCCACTTTCCCCTCGCCTCTTAAAGATCGGCTGAATGTTGTTTTTACTTTAGAAAAAAATCCGCCGGAACGGGCCGGAGTAAAATGGGTGTCGGGCGAGATTGAGCCGGTTTTAGCTGAACTGGAAAAAATGGGCTATGCTTCGGCCTTGCTCGGCGGCGGCGCTTTTTTAAATACCCTGTTTCTAGAAAAAAAATTAATCAGCGAAATAATTTTAACGGTTGAGCCGAAAATCTTCGGCGCCGGCCTGGGATTATTCAATGGAGATTTTAATATTAATTTAGAGCTAAAAGAAATAAAAAAAATAAACGATAACGCTATAATGCTAAAATACAAAATATTATATTAA
- a CDS encoding deaminase: MTEPIKYPYLPEGKVIQFVAEDNQFMIEAKKMAETTGCSKQPTGAVIVKNGIIIGRGCNAGKKIEVCPRVLNGSKTGEDYHYCKEVCLQTGHSEVTSTNNAKANGQDSKDADLYLYGHWWCCKNCWDTIIKARIKNVYLVKNSYNKFNFSSSVGKIYISGALTNETNSAHRETYQKIAAICSKICSNVYVPHLGGTDPIKNPRVSPLAVWKKDHHEVASADLIIAYVGLPSLGVGAELEIARITASDIILWWYQGEKVSRMARGNPAAVKQIEAKDENDLLKQLDLFLKNYNK; the protein is encoded by the coding sequence ATGACCGAACCAATAAAATATCCTTATCTCCCCGAAGGTAAAGTCATCCAATTCGTCGCCGAAGATAATCAGTTTATGATTGAAGCGAAAAAAATGGCCGAGACTACCGGCTGTTCTAAACAGCCTACCGGCGCTGTTATAGTAAAAAATGGAATAATTATCGGCCGTGGCTGTAATGCCGGTAAAAAAATAGAAGTTTGCCCGCGAGTTTTAAATGGCAGTAAAACCGGAGAGGACTATCATTATTGCAAAGAGGTATGCTTACAAACTGGACACAGCGAAGTAACTTCAACCAATAACGCTAAAGCTAACGGACAAGATAGTAAAGATGCAGATTTATATTTATACGGTCACTGGTGGTGCTGTAAAAATTGCTGGGACACGATAATTAAAGCGCGTATAAAAAATGTTTATTTGGTTAAAAATTCTTATAATAAATTTAATTTTTCCTCATCCGTGGGAAAAATATACATTAGCGGCGCGCTCACCAACGAAACAAATTCGGCCCATAGGGAAACTTACCAAAAAATCGCCGCAATTTGCTCTAAAATTTGCTCTAATGTTTATGTGCCTCATCTTGGTGGAACTGATCCGATAAAAAACCCCCGGGTCTCGCCTCTGGCGGTCTGGAAAAAAGATCATCATGAAGTCGCCAGCGCGGATTTAATAATCGCTTATGTCGGCTTACCCAGCCTGGGTGTTGGCGCTGAATTAGAAATCGCCAGAATTACAGCTTCTGATATTATCTTATGGTGGTATCAGGGAGAAAAAGTCAGCCGTATGGCGCGTGGTAACCCGGCTGCCGTAAAACAAATCGAGGCCAAAGATGAAAACGACCTGCTTAAACAATTGGATTTATTCTTAAAAAATTATAATAAATAA